The Longimicrobiaceae bacterium genome includes a window with the following:
- a CDS encoding cystathionine gamma-synthase, giving the protein MTDQNPADAGATHGFGTLAVHAGQRPDPTTGAIIPPVYQTSTYVQPELGRHLGYEYARTHNPTREALEGNVAALEGAAHGLAFSSGTAAHDTMVKMFSAGDHVVCGEGVYGGTYRLFSKVLARMGIDFTFVDSGSLDEIRAAIRPTTKLVHVETPTNPMMRLTDIAAAAEIAHAAGAWLSVDNTFASPYNQRPLELGADLVLHSTTKYMNGHSDMVGGLALTSSDEIHERMRFLQNAAGAVPGPWDCWLALRGTKTLHLRMAAQNATGQRIAEWLEAHPRIERVYYPGLPSHPQHELARRQMKGFTGMISVETGSLENAKKLANSTRLFALAESLGAVESLIGHPAMMTHASVPVDRRQAMGLSDGLVRLSCGVEDADDLIADLEQALSRD; this is encoded by the coding sequence ATGACCGACCAGAACCCCGCAGACGCGGGCGCCACGCACGGCTTCGGCACGCTCGCCGTGCACGCAGGGCAGCGCCCCGACCCCACCACCGGGGCCATCATTCCCCCCGTGTACCAGACCTCCACCTACGTGCAGCCCGAGCTGGGCCGGCACCTGGGCTACGAGTACGCCCGCACCCACAACCCCACCCGCGAGGCGCTGGAGGGGAACGTCGCCGCGCTGGAGGGCGCCGCGCACGGCCTGGCCTTCTCCTCCGGGACGGCCGCGCACGACACCATGGTCAAGATGTTCTCGGCCGGCGACCACGTGGTCTGCGGCGAGGGCGTCTACGGCGGCACCTACCGCCTGTTCTCGAAGGTGCTCGCCCGCATGGGGATCGACTTCACCTTCGTGGACAGCGGCAGCCTGGACGAGATCCGCGCCGCCATCCGGCCCACCACGAAGCTGGTGCACGTGGAGACGCCCACCAACCCCATGATGCGCCTCACCGACATCGCCGCCGCGGCCGAGATCGCGCACGCGGCCGGGGCGTGGCTCAGCGTGGACAACACCTTCGCCTCTCCGTACAACCAGCGCCCGCTGGAGCTGGGAGCGGACCTGGTGCTGCACTCCACCACCAAGTACATGAACGGGCACTCCGACATGGTGGGCGGGCTGGCGCTCACCTCCAGCGACGAGATCCACGAGCGGATGCGCTTCCTGCAGAACGCCGCCGGCGCCGTGCCGGGCCCATGGGACTGCTGGCTCGCGCTGCGCGGCACCAAGACGCTGCACCTGCGCATGGCCGCCCAGAACGCCACCGGCCAGCGGATCGCCGAGTGGCTGGAGGCGCACCCCCGCATCGAGCGCGTCTACTACCCCGGCCTGCCCTCGCACCCGCAGCACGAGCTCGCGCGGCGGCAGATGAAGGGCTTCACCGGGATGATCTCCGTGGAGACCGGCTCGCTGGAGAACGCGAAGAAGCTGGCGAACAGCACCCGCCTCTTCGCCCTGGCCGAGTCGCTGGGCGCCGTTGAGAGCCTGATCGGCCACCCCGCCATGATGACGCACGCCTCCGTCCCGGTGGACCGCCGCCAGGCAATGGGCCTCTCCGACGGGCTGGTGCGCCTCTCCTGCGGGGTGGAGGACGCGGACGACCTGATCGCCGACCTGGAGCAGGCGCTGTCGAGGGACTGA